The following DNA comes from Hordeum vulgare subsp. vulgare chromosome 3H, MorexV3_pseudomolecules_assembly, whole genome shotgun sequence.
GGCTATATCTAGCTTTCCCTGCCTGGTGAGCCTAGTCTTTCCATGATTTTAGTTCAGAAGGACTATCTGAATGCCATATACCAATCTCAATCCTCCAGCTAATAACCTATCACACACAGTGTGATATCTCCCTTTTCTCCATCTGCAGAAACTCCCTTCCCTATGTGACTTCAGCTTTCACCGGATGCGGAATTCTCGTTTTGTCCTTGGCTTATTCTTTCTCATGTCTCTATATAGGTATTCTTGTCTCTCTGCTCTGTTGAGCCTTGTTGCCATTTCTTATCTCCGGCTATGTGCCCAGCCCACCCGATCCTATTGACCAGTGTTGTCTGACCGAAAGGGAAAGATTGGGGAGAATACCTTGAGCTTGCCTTTTCCTTGGATACTCAATGGATTTCCCACGGCATTAAGGATTTCCTGTTTCCCCGAGTCAATCTTCCAGTTCCGGTTTCCTTTCAACCAATTCCAATCAGAGGAAGGAAGTCGGCTTTAGTTGctcgcccgcgcctcctgggctaatTCAAATCCTATGCTCCATGCTCTTGCGGGTTTGCTCCATTTGAACTTGTCCACACTGGCATAACCAGTATCTCCCCGGAACTAAGAGGCATGGATACCCATCTTTATCGATTCAAAGAAATGAATAAGTATCAGCGAGGCGGGGAATATGGGCCCGGTAGAGATAGGGATGATCGGCAAGCGCTACGAGCGGGGCCGATGTTTCGTGTTGTGGGTGGCCATCGGATTGTTCAGCGTGCCCATGCGGATCCCTACCAATGTCCTAGACTACAAGTTCGACAAACTTCCGGCTTGGGTCAGGATACAAAGTTACCCGGGATGGGCTTGCCCTCTGGATCACGCTGGGTCCTTGCTTGTTCCAACGTCATGCTAGGAATGTATCACGTGCCCATGCAAACCAAAGGAAAGCAGATACAACTATTACAGATCCTAGTCCTATTTCCCATCAGAACATAAGGGAGTGGGCTTCCTTTGTAACAGCTCTGTTCTGGTCGTGGCTCACCTCACTGGACCAACGCTTCTGGTCGGAAGCTGGTCGATCGCCTGGTCGGCAACCGGCACAACACCTTTGCCAGTGGGATTTCTGTTGGTTTTCGTACTATGCGCAATGAAAGTTTCCAAAAAAGGAGAGCTCTAAAAACAGCGTTCTACGGGGAGAATGTGATTTTTGTATACTTTGACCCCATACTGGCATGAAACTGATCGGAAAAAGGACCTCAAAAACACCCATTTATTAGGGGAATGTGAAAATTGATGGTTTTCGCCCATACTGGCATGAAACTTTCTCTTTTATTGAGCTCAAAAACAGGCAGAGGCAGAGCCGCGTCGGGCAACGAACAAGTAGAGAGTCGGAAGATAGTTGCAGCTAAAGCTAGCAGTAGTTGGAGCTAAAGCAAGCAATAGGTGTTCGGATAGTTGTGTTGATAGAGGTTGCTATAAGCCCTTGATTGGGGAGACCGAGGGATAGCAACGCTGAACCACACTATTCTTTTCTATTTAGATTTTGCCAGTGCCTCCCTTTGTGGCAGAGCGAGCGCCTTGACTAAGATAGATTGACTCTTtcattcttttttttattttattctggTTCCAATCGTTTGAGGAaaaccccctttggcatcaatgaAACTCTGTTATATAGGAGTTCAAAAACCTCATTTCGTTTGAGAGATAGTGgaatttcttctttcaacacatACATCGACGAGGGTGTCGATGACTTGAGTGAGGAATGGTCATGTGCTAGAGGCCGTACCTTTGGAGTAAGACCTCAACAAGGGGGTGTGCAGTTTAAATGTAAATGACGAGCATGGAGAGGCCAAGGTCATTTGTAATTAGGTGTGGCTGATGCAAGAAGACTGGCGAGCTGTCCATGGTGAGAAAAGTTGTGATGCTACTGCAGGGGGCATCCTGGTGTAGTTGAGGGCGCAGAACTTCTGTGCGGGTACAACTGGCACTTAAAAGACCTTCCgtgtagatgagttctcttgaGTGAGACTAATCGAGTTACGAAGAAACCTTTGCGATGGTGCTGTGCAGTTGGGTTCTCTATGGAGGAACTTCGTTGTGGGGACCAAGGGGTCTTCTTAAGAAGAGTTGCTTTGATGAAAAGAGTGTAGCCATGATGGCAAGTCAAGGTGGGGCCCTGTGAAGGCAAGCCTTGTGTATGTTAGCGTGATGACGAGAGAAAGGAAATGCCCTGGAACAATAGCTGTCCGTAGCACACCCTGCAATGACTTCGACCAGCGGACCAGCCTATCCAATACCCTACGCCATGACCTTAGAAGTTCGTACCCCATGATATTCAATGACACCCGTAGACATTTGATCATTCATACCTCACAGTacgctttctttcttttttttggacTTTGAATTCCAAGCGAAGGAAGCTCAGTGAAAGATAGACTGGGATTTGACAGCAAGAAGAAAGCAATCATAGTACGCGGCACACACCGCTGACGAATGAGATTGACGTCCCAAACCAACACAGGTTCAAGACTAAGTGCAGAACCAAGAATGCCGTGGATAGAAAAGTGAGTGCTTCCTCAAGCTTCATGAAGGAAGGGTCCAAGGACCTAAGCGACAACCTCTACGAAAAAGAAAAACCTATATATAGATAGTGGTATGTGTTCGCTGACACTAAATAGACTTGGCTCGGGGCAGAACTGAGTGGCTAGGCTAAGTTCCCTAGTCTTCTATTGGCCTACCCACCCCTACGACATGGAGGCGCTTACCCTTCTCCAACAAGCGTTCCACCACGCGGCGATTGATTACCGCTTTCCGTCTCAATCCGTTCCAGACCAAGCCCCTTCTCTGATCGGGGGAAGGTCATTCTAAAACATCAGATCTCCCATTGATGCTGATCAAAAATAAGTTTATCCACCTAGAATATATTCTAGGTACCGAAAGATTGGATGTCATTTCTCAACACCAGGCGGGACGAGCAGCCCTATACCACGTGTAGCCACACTCTAGTGTCCTTTTCTACTTAGTTGGACAGATCACTTCAGAAAATCGTATAAAAATCAAGCAAGAAAACGGATGCGCTAACGCGCAACGGCTTTCGCGCTAGTTGCTCAAAAAATCGTATAAaaatcaagcaagaaaaaggTTCTGGCAGGCTGCGTGGGACTGTAAATCCTCTTTCGCTGGCTGGGCCCTTTGGACTCGAAATCCAAACGGAGTGAGTGGTTCGATTCCACTCTCAGAACGAGATTGAACGAAAGAAAATGCAAGTGAAACGAGACGAGAATCAAATTGTAGGCTTCTTTCCTAAAAGCGGTGGTTCTCGCCTCCCCGTGCCCAAAGCGGGGTGGGCGACAGCGCTGCGGTTCTTTTCTTTATCGATCGGTCGTGACGCCTTTTCCTTTTGTATGAGAAAGCGCTACAAAACATCCTTCTCGCGGGTTATCTTCTACTCAAGCAAGCTCTCTCCTATTCTTCATCCACCAACTAGCAGGAACGTAGGAGCACAAGAGGGTCATCATCTTCTGAAACGATTGGCTTTCGATCTGCTTTCCAAGAGGTGGTTTCTGACATGACCAGAAAGAGTGGAATTCTTGATAGGATTGGCATGTCAAGTTGCTTTCTCGGACCCTAACATAAACCACCTTATCCTCACTCAGATTGTTCTTTTGGACTGAGCAGAAGCACGACCTCTATCTGACGTTTTCTCTATCCCTTCTAATCTCTCAATGGCATTTCCATCTCTCGATTCAATCAATCAAGTAAGTCCGGATGACACTTGTCTTTATTTAGTGTTTCCCCGGCTATTCAGCCATTACTTGCATCTCAGGTTCTTTGTACCCTTTTTTAGTGCCATGCACACTAAGGTTTCTGGCATGACCGAATCTTTTGAGAATATCGCTTATTACGTTAATTTCTTCATCTTGATGTACTCAATCCATTCAAATTCCATAATTCCAATGCTATAGTGCCGTTTTTGAGTTCCTGTTTAACGACGATGCAAGTGTATTTCAGCAGTGGATGTTCCCTTCTTTTGTTTTTTGATTTACATGTTTTGGCTCGCTTTCGTCTTTTTCTGCGGCTAACTAGTATAGAAAATCCAAGTGGACGTTGTTCTTAAACTCCATAAGGATTAGAAGGTGGTTCTACCTCGTTGGATGGCATTCGTAAGCAGCTATGATATTTCTTATCTTTGATTAAGCGAAGCGACCTGGGATCTTTCAAGGAATGAGATCCGGGTATATAGTCATGATCTAGTGTTTAAGGATTTTATGACTGACCTCCTTATGAGTCATTTTCTTTACAATGAAATTCCGTTAGCTCTGTTTCCTCGCTTCCTCCGGCAAAAAGAGGATAATCGGTACCCCGCTGCTTGATCATTAAACCTGAAAGGGGATTTTTTCTAAGAAAAAGGTATCCATCTATAAAAGGCCAGAAGGAATATTTCCCTGGATTGACTAGTAGTGAAGATTATACATCATAGGTGCGCCCCTTGACCCGAGGAATTGATCGACAAATCATAGGCACCAACTGGACCAGGGCATCTAAATTCTTGTTAATATCTTCTTCGGCGATTGGCACCTGGTTATATCCTGAGTGGGCATCCAAGAGGCTCAATACAAGCTGCCGAATCTACCAGTAGGTCAGCTATCGGCATTGGATACTCGTCCTTTGGTGTGGCAAGATTCCTGTTTCTGAAGTCAACACATAACCGCTGACTTGCCATTCTTTTGAATCACTGGTTCAATATTTAGATATCCCCGGAAGTTAAAGAGCTACCATACGAGACTTCAATAGCATGCTCTTACTTCGTCTTTCCCTTAATAAGTCATCAAATTTGGTGCTTTTCGATCCCCAGTTGCTATGGGGAACAAAGGCAGAAATACAATAGAATCCTCCATTTAAGTGGTTCTCGCTTCTCCTTGTTCCTGCTCCTAACTCCTCCCCGGGTAGTTCCCAATGTTTGGCACTTTCCATACTTCGTGGGTGCAACATTAACAAATTCGCTCATGATCAAGTTACAACCTAAGATCTATGACTATATTATGTTAACTGTTCGTATTTTGTTCATTCCATCGGTATGCTCCCAGGTACCTGTAATTGTGATCTATTTGCCAGAACCAAGGGGTCTTTCTGTGGAAACCTTCACGAGCAATCGTCGTTTTTTGATGGTTTTTCCGCTTTTCACAGCTGCTCTTTCCACACCCCTGGATATCTGGTGCCAAACCGTCGCCCCTTTCCTTATATATTCGATAATCGAGTTTTGCTTTCTGCTGCTTCTTGTTCTGCTTTGCCGAGAGAATTTCACCTCTGTGGAATGCCCTATAGCTATATTTAGCTATATTACTCCTCTAGCTATATTTAGCTAGTTCACCGCTGTATATGACCAAGGTTTACACCTGAGAGTCGTAGTAAATCCTTGCATTCGTGAAACTGACCAGATGAGAACGAAACTGGTGGGAACAATCAACTATACGGCAGCTGCGAAGTTCTAGTTGGCTTCTGAAAATCAACTATGCTGAAATAGATTCTCTTTTGAGAGCCCTACATATACCGATCAAACATTCCATTTCAGACTTGTCTGCTTTACTATCTAATAAGTTTGATAGAAATCAAGGCGGGTATAGCTTCCTTTGATCCATACCGTAATATTCAAGCTGACTTTGTCAACTTATTCCCCTTTTTTCAGGTTGAATTGACAACGCTGTACTTTCTTCAACCATAGGAATCAGAATTTCGTAGGTAGAGGGGGCCAAGGTGCCAGAAACATGGATTTCATGGAAACAAGGTAATCCGTAGTTGGTAGCAGATGTTCCGCGGGATCAGATATCCTCCGTCTTGTCTCTGCATTCGAGGAATTCTTGTAGCTGTGCTAGGCGTGAGAAGAACTCTACAATACGATTTCTACGATTGGTACCAGATTGGAATTCATTCTCGGAACTCTCCTCTAGAGAATGGCCTGGCTAAAGAGAGTGATAGATCCATCGTGTCGTGTGGAAACTAAAGCTAGGCGCCGCTATTCGTCCTCAGCCGTATTCTCATTCTGGGAAAAGGTATGGCTCGTTCTGGGAAACGATCAGTACTAGTGGTGGATGGCAGGTATGGAAGGATCCCGGCAAGTTCCTATCTGAGATTACCACCGGCCCTGCCCTGAGCTGACTTCTTTGCTAGTAGTGAAGTGCGTTTTCACTTAGCTGGAAAAGTCCATAATCCGATTTGACCTCGGGAGCCTGTCCACGGATCTGATCAAAGTATGATTCCCTAGTGCCAAAAGTCCTAAAGCCTATGGCGCCAAGCATGGGGAGTCCGCGGAGAAGAAAAACTCTATTTCGCTATGGGCCAAAACTAGTGTTTTTTTGGATTTCTAGTCTAGTTTAAGTGCAGGGCTAGAGAGTTCTCTTCCAGTATTCTTAGCTGACTGTCCGCTTGCTTGACTCGAACAAATAGCTTTTGTTTCCACAAGGCAGATCCCATTCCTCGAATGCAAAGGACAAGAAAGACGGATTCTGGCTGGAAGGAAGGGTTCTCGTATTGGTTCTTCTGGTGCGCTACTTCCTTGTGCTGTGCCAGATTGGAATTGGTATCGGAATCCTGGTTGGTAGAAGGAAGCTCGGGTATTGCTTATTGTTGAAAGCACTCGTTTGTTCCGGCTCGTGAGTTGAAAGCACTCGTTTGTTCCGGCTCGTGATGTGTCTGACGCATGCATAGAATCAAGATCTATTGAGACCAGGATGTTTGTTTCTTCCTCGAAACAAGAGATACGCTCTGGCTTATTTGCATTCGACCGGAGAACCTCACTTATCAACTGCCCTGGATTGGATCTACTTACGATTTGAGAAACTGGCTCCAGAACCCCTGTTTTTGATGCAGAATCGGTGGTTCCTTCTCTTTTTCATGATTTCATCCATAAATCAATGGAAAGAGCACTTTATTCAGTGAATTGACACGTTCCTGATGCTTTTACAGTAGCAGCAGTCTCGGTAGCAGAAGTAGATCCGAGTGTAGATACCGGGATCATATCACCACTATTGACTATTTCAATTCATTCACATCTGCTCGTATCAATCAAAGTTTCCTATCAAGCAATCCCAGCAGCAATCAAGTTGGCACCCACTATATAAGATGCACTATTTCCTGATCTTGTCCCAAACCCAACTCGGCACTTTTAGACCTGGCCTGGATCCCTCCCTTCTCCTACAATATATGCAACCTTAAAGAAAAGAGACCACTCTCAGAACGACCCTTCGGAAAGCCCCACAACAAGCTATCCCAGAAGAAATTGTATAACTTGGCCAAAGTATTCACTTCCAGTTCCCTTTGCAATAAGATCACAGTAGATACTGTTTAGAAGGTTCACTCTCTCGTCTACAAAAAATAGATGTGTGCTTACTTCTTGGAGATTGACTCCTGCCGGTAAGTGCACACCCTCAGTAGTATCTCTATAGACTTTATAGAGTATTTCCAATTGAGAAATGATTTGTTCTTTAAGAACATCTTTGGATATATCAGTTACTtgtgtttcaacattaatagcaTTTATGTGATGGATCATCGCCCTAACGGCGACAAGAATAGCTATCGACAATGACAAACCCAATGAGACAATATACTCAAATATAATCGTTTCCATAAAAATCTGCCATCATTTTTTTAGTCATACTTGTCCCTTAGCGGACTCACTCTTGTCTTGCTTCATCTAAGGAGTGATAAGTGCCAGGAGTCTGCCTCTAGCATCAATACATGTCCTAGTTACGAACAAAGAAGCGGTGCTGTCTCCTTAGCGTTAGCGGCCTTATGCCTATTTCAGTATACGCCCGTGTCAATATGTCTAGACTTACCTATACCCATGCTTCCTTCTTCTTTGACTAGCTTGCTTCCCCTATCAAATAGAACGGGAATGACTGCGTGCTTGGCCATCGTTAGTAAGCCCGCGTAGGATAGGACCATCATCGAGCAAATGTTCCTTCAAAGGCGCGGAGCGTGCTATGGCAGATTTTCATCCCGCAAGAGGATGCGCCTAACTAAAACGCCGAAAGGCAGTGCAGCTCAATCCGTTGCTTTGCTTGTTGGGTCCACTTTTGGAAAGTTTCTTTGTTCGTAACATTAGTAGTTACTCACTGCATTAGTAGTTACTCACTGGGTGGGTGCACCAACGGCTTTCTAGGAATTTGAGTTGCTCAATACGGACGGAAAGATTCTTTCGTGAAATAAAAGAACGGCAGCGGCAGGTTGATGAGGGAAAGGAAACCAGATCTTTTTTCTATGGTATGGCCTGGGTGGCCTAAGCGAAATCCCGAGATATGAAGGAGCCGATCAATCTACCCGCCCGAGGTAAGCTTGCTCCTCACTTGAGTTGAAGCTGCCTCCGCTCCCTGCCGTCATACGGATTGATTTACTTTATCTTGACATACGCTACGCATATATTTGCTAGAGATATCAATCGAAATAGGAGCTTTCTGAAAATAGAAATCGATATATCCATGGTATTGAATGGACAAGAATTGAATGGGATTGTGGCACCCAGTGATACACTACGCCATGTTACGAACAAAGAAATGATCAAGAATTTCATTATGGCATGGCGCTATAGGCCATCGATTCGGTTATAGGAGTAGACGCGGGCAATGGCAAAGAGGAACATTTGGATGGACGACCTCCAAGACACGAGTCACTACTTTAGAACTACGTTATTCCCTGGCGTCAGGTACACATCCGGGGTTGAAGAAGGGACGCATATCAAATAAATGCGATCTAGATCCCTTTAACAGATTAGCAGCATCTTCGCATTCCGAGCCGAGACTATTATGATTACCTACCGAATTGGAGGAATCAAAGATCCTTACTTGAGGAACTTAACTGGCACTCTACTGATTGGACTTTACCGACTTCAGAAACCAGACAAGATTCTATACCGAGCTGACCTATCAACCAGACGGACTTGAACAACTGACCTGTCTGCTATTGTTATTGCCGGGCCTCCAGACCATACCAATTCACCGAGTTAGAAACCGGACCAGAGCTATTAACCGACTTGACGTGCTTTCCTGACTGACAGACCGGACAGACCAATCCAACGAACTGACTTTGCTAGCTTATCGAGCCGAGGAGACAAGACGGATCCATATAAGGATACCAGCAACCCGAAGAGAAGAACCCCAGTTTATTAGAGAGATCCGTTCTATTTCACTAGTTGGGTTTCTGTCTCGGCCTGGCATCTTTGGACAAGAATCATAAGTATAAGTAGCAGCTTCCTATTCCTTAGTACTTTCCTGTAGTGTAGTTTCTCAAACCAGTGCTTTTCCTGGAATGGATAGAATTCCTCAACTCTAGGAAAACCTGGTATGACAAATTCCGTATAATATGCAAAATTCCGTTTCcgtataaaataaataagtagacTAGCTCTGGACCGGAAATCGAAACCCTGGAAACAAAAGACAGGACAGGTATGAATCACTAAACCTGAGAGCTTCCTTCTCTTCTCCCAAAGCCAACTCTGGATTTTCCTCCTTCTGGCAAAGTCAGAGTGATGCTATCTCTCCTCTCCCCGGCCCTCCGGGATGAAGAATGTCCAACATCCTCTTCTTGGATACCAGATTCCATCCTTATCCACCTGGCTAGAAGCTGGCTAGAAGATCGAATTTCTTGGAATGAGTATCTTTTAGGTGTTTACGTAACTCATCCAGTCCAGAAATAGCTTGACCTGTCCAATTTCGAACGAATCAAGATATCCTATCGTTCCGGTAGCTATAGTAGCTATCTGTTCTTCCACTGGGAGAAGGTTTGATTGGGATTGTTTAAGCAATTCCCGTCATAAAAACAATGGATTCTGGCTAGTTTTATCGAGAGCAGAGGCGAATAATAGGCTTGTCACTCTGCgaat
Coding sequences within:
- the LOC123441283 gene encoding uncharacterized tatC-like protein ymf16 → MGPVEIGMIGKRYERGRCFVLWVAIGLFSVPMRIPTNVLDYKFDKLPAWISPEVKELPYETSIACSYFVFPLISHQIWCFSIPSCYGEQRQKYNRILHLSGSRFSLFLLLTPPRVVPNVWHFPYFVGATLTNSLMIKLQPKIYDYIMLTVRILFIPSVCSQVPVIVIYLPEPRGLSVETFTSNRRFLMVFPLFTAALSTPLDIWCQTVAPFLIYSIIEFCFLLLLVLLCRENFTSVECPIAIFSYITPLAIFS